The Oncorhynchus nerka isolate Pitt River linkage group LG5, Oner_Uvic_2.0, whole genome shotgun sequence nucleotide sequence TCAGTAATTTGCTAAATTCCTTCAAATTTATATccagaaaataaaaaaaatgttctgTCAATAATCCGTACCCACGGAACAAAGGAATCGCAGCTCTGTGTCTCGGTGCTTAGTGTTCTCTGTAACCCGGAACGTGCGTTCTCTGTAACCCGGAACGTGCGCTCTGCatgctgctctttctctctctaatatATCGACATGATGGGGGAGGTACTGCTGCAAATCCGCTCTAaaactacaacacactgaccaacAGCGTCCCTCTGAGTTCAATATACTGAACAACAGATACTTCAAAAATAAACACATTCCAACATATTTGGGAAGGTTTAAGTTCCCAAAGGAAGAATATTAGCTCTACCATGCTATACACAACATAAGATATATCAACACATTTAGGATAATTGTAAACGTAGATGCCACAGGATGTTGGCAAGTAATCTCAAACAAGACACACGTTGCCTTGACATAGCCTACATCACGACAGAAcacacatttctaaaaatctgacGTATGGTAGTGTGCTTTCCATacaaatgtgcaaatattgatatagacttatgaatgtatttatttatgcAAAAAGTCATCATGATCTTGACAACGATGATTCACCCTTCATTCCGTTACAGGTCCTCTGTGAAAAAGCCTGAATTGACCAAATTGGAAAAATGTGTCGAATTTCTGAACATGGAACGTTTCCAAATTTAAAGACTCGATGTTACACAGTTAAATGTACTACCcatacaaatatattttttgaAGAAAATGAATGATTCAACTATAACAAACCTCTATTGGGGAATCTGGTTCATCCAGGATATTATTTTCACTCTGCATCCGCTGCATCGTCCCTGTAGAACTGGGGTCCATTATCAGTACGTTCTGACTACAGGGTCTGACGAACTTACAGTCACTCTTTCTGGAGTCAGTTGTCCTGCACACCTCGTAATTGTACACGTGCTGTAGAGTTCCTGTCCCCAAAGTGTCTGCGTAACGCGGTGGATAATACGGAATAACCGGGAGATTGGAATGATAGAGGACGCGAGACTGTCTACATCTGTATATTTTCACTGATATAATAACCACTAAACATGTGATGAACAGAAATGAGACTACAGCCAAAGCCAAGACTAAGTAAAAAGTCAGGTTGTCATTGTACTCCTTGTCGTGCGTAAAGTCAGTGAACTCCGAGAGCACTTCAGGGAAGCTGTCCGCCACCGCCACGTTAACATTGACTGTAGCTGAACGAGAGGGCTGCCCGTTGTCCTCCACTACAACAGTGAGCCTTTGTTTCACAGCATCTTTATCAGTGACTTGGCGTACAGTTCTTATTTCTCCATTCTGTAAACCCACTTCAAACAGCGCCCTGTCTGTCGCTTTCTGCAGTTTATACGAGAGCCAGGCATTCTGTCCAGAGTCCACATCAACAGCCACCACTTTAGTGACAAGATAGCCCACATCTGCTGAACGAGGCACCATTTCAGCCACCAGAGAGCTGCTAGTCTGGACTGGATACAGAACCTGAGGCGCGTTGTCATTCTGGTCCTGGATCATTATTTTCACAGTCGCATTGCTACTGAGTGGAGGAGAGCCTCCATCCTGCGCTTTTACGCGGAACTGGAAATCCTTGATCTGCTCGTAGTCAAAAGAGCGCACTGAATGGATGACTCCACTATCAGCAGTAACGGACACATATGATGAGACAGGCACTCCGTTAACCGAGGAATCCTCCAGTATGTAAGAAACACGGGCATTCTGGTTCCAGTCAGCGTCTCTGGCTTTCACTGTGAATATAGAGAGACCCGGTGTGTTGTTCTCTATAATGTAGGCCTCATATGAGCTCCTCTCAAAGACAGGCGCGTTGTCATTCACATCTGATATCTGTAAGGTGAGAGTGACGCTGCTGGAGAGCGAGGGCACTCCCTCATCAGAGCACGTCACACTGATGTTATACTCAGACGCTCTCTCTCGGTCCAAGCCACTATCAGTTACTAGACTATAGAATCCATTAGATGTAGATGTAATGGTGAAAGGGATGTTCTCATTTATGCCACAGTTAACTTTACCATTACTCTCAGAATCACGGTCGTTTACGCTCATCATAGCTATTACTGTGTTAGGACGGGAATCCTCTGGTATTATACCAGATTTGGAAATCAAATTGATTAGAGGACTATTGTCATTTACGTCACTGACATCAATTATTATTTTACTTGAGTCCGAGAGACCACCATTATCTATGGCTTCTATATCAATCTGATAACTTCTGAATTTTTCATAATCAACTTGTCCATCTAATATCAAATGACCATCTTCATTTATGTGGAATAACGTTGAAAGACGGTTCATGCTATTTGCAATCACGTAAGACACTTCTCCATTTGTGCCTTTATCTGCATCAGACGCACTAACTGTCGTGACAAACGTTCCTTTTTGTGAATTCTCACTTATTGTTGCCTTATACACTGGTTTGGTAAAAACGGGCGCATTGTCGTTTGCATCCAGCACTGTGACGTGTATCTGCATTGTCCCTGATAGCAGAGGCTCCCCTCCATCCAGAGCAGTCAACAACAGAGACATATGCTCCTGTTTCTCTCGGTCTAGAGGTTTCTGTAAAACCATCTCAACCTTTTTACTCCCATCTGCCTGACTATGCAATTTCAAAACAAAATGATCAGCGTGTTTCAGTGAGTAGCTTTGGAGGCCATTTAAACCAATGTCTGGATCCACTGCTTTCTCTAACATAAATTTCGATCCAGTCACAGCTGACTCGCTGATTTCCAAACGTCGCTCAGTCTTTTGAAAAGTGGGAGCGTTGTCGTTTACATCTGTAATCTCTACAGTTACCGGGTATAATTCCATCGGGTTTTCTAAAGTAATTTGGAAATGCAGTGCACAAGGCGTCGTCTGTTCACAAAGCGCTTCACGGTCTATTCTGTCTTTGATGAGGAGAACTCCCCTTTCTTTATTCAGCTCGATGTACTCTGCGTTGTCTCCAGTATAAATACGAGCTTTACCTGATATCAGTCTTTTTATATCTAAACCCAGATCCTGCGCTATGTTACCGACTAAAGAGCCTTTCGCCATTTCCTCGGGAATGGAGTAACTGACCTGCCCGTGTACTGAACTGAGAGAGAGGACCGAGATAAACAACAGTACTTGCCGTGTCATTGTTCTGTCCGAAATTTTCTCTGGGATATAAAACACCTTACGTTATAATCCGTTAAGAAATCAGTAATATTCCATTTGTTTCAGTGCCCAAAATCCAGAACAAAAGAATCTCAGCTCGGTGTCTCGGTGCTTAGTGTTCTCTGTAACCCGGACTGTGCGCTCTGCGTgcggctctttctctctctaatatATCGACATGATGGGGGAGGTACTGCTGCaaaactgctccaaaactgcaacACACTGACCAACAGCGGCCCTCTGAGTTCATACGTGTAAACGACACACAGAATATTGAAAACACTTATGCTCTCCAACCATGCGTAAAACCTAAGCATATCCAAACCCCAATATCTTGCAGTAAAACACACTATACGCAAGGTATGATGACAATGACGATTTTCCTTCATAAATGAGCTGTGAAGAACAGCACATCAACTGATGGTTATTTGGCTTCAAGGATATAGCTGATGGTTACAATGGGGCCATTACGCATGGTGTGAAATCACAAATCAGTCAGAGGTAAAGGCCATAGGAAACACCTTTCAGAAATTCAAGAGTGAAGCCAACCTTTCAGTGTTGGACAAAAGAAAACATAGGCAACACTTGCAAAATAACTATAGTTAACGTTAAAATAAGAATAAGGTAGTATCAGAATAAGGTCATGACACCAAAAACGGTGACGTCATAAATATTCTGAGGGTATGAGAGACGATTTTTCATTCTCACCTGACTGCCTGAATCGTCATTGATCAGCGTGTCCCTCTGCGCGAGTGTCTGTGTTCCGTCCAGACTAATGATGCTCTGACTGTAAGGTCTGACGTATTTCATATCACTCATTCTGGAGTCAGTCGTTCCAGACACATCGTAATTATACACCTGTCTCATAGTTCCTGTGCCTCCCACGTCTGCGTAAAGGGGCGGGTAGTATGGAATAACTGGGAGATTCCCATTTGATTTATAAAACATTTGCTCCCGTCTCCATCTGTAGCATTTCACTGACAGTATGGCTATGATGGATACGATAAAGAGAAAGGAGACAACAGCTAAAGCCAAGACTAAGTAAAACGTCAGGTTGTCATTGTACTCCTTGTCGTGCGTAAAGTCAGTGAACTCCGAGAGCACTTCAGGGAAGCTGTCAGCCACCGCCACGTTAACATTGACTGTAGCTGAACGAGAGGGCTGCCCGTTATCCTCCACGACAACAGTGAGCCTTTGTTTCACAGCATCTTTATCATTGACTTGGCGTATAGTTCTTATTTCTCCATTCTGTAAGCCCACTTCAAACAGCGCCCTGTCTGTCGCTTTCTGCAGTTTATACGAGAGCCAGGCATTCTGTCCAGAGTCCACATCAACAGCCACCACTTTAGTGACAAGATAGCCCACATCTGCTGAACGAGGCACCATTTCAGCCACCAGAGAGCTGCTCGTCTGGACTGGATACAGAACCTGAGGCGCGTTGTCATTCTGGTCCTGGATCATTATTTTCACAGTCACATTGCTACTGAGAGGAGAAGAGCCTCCATCCTGCGCTTTTACGCGGAACTGGAAATCCTTGATCTGCTCGTAGTCAAAAGAGCGCACTGACTGTACAACTCCACTATCAGCACTAACGGACACATATGAGGAGACGGGCACTCCGTTAACCGAGGAGTCCTCCAGTATGTAAGAAACACGGGCATTCTGGTTCCAGTCAGCGTCTCTGGCTTTCACTGTGAATATAGAGAGGCCCGGTGTGTTGTTCTCTATAATGTAGGCCTCATATGAGCTCCTCTCAAAGACAGGCGCGTTGTCATTCACATCTGATATCTGTAAGGTGAGAGTGACGCTGCTGGAGAGCGAGGGCAGTCCCTCATCAGAGCACGTCACAGTGATGTTATACTCAGAGGCTATCTCTCGGTCCAAGTCACTGTCTGTTACTAAAGTAAAGAAATTATTCGTCGTTGATTTAATTGTAAATGGAATATTGTCGTTTATCGAACACTGTACTTGACCATTTTCACCTGAGTCTGGGTCTTGTACATTAATCATAGTTACTACAGTACCGGGTATAGAATCTTCTGTTATGACATTAGTCTTGGACATAATATTAATAGCTGGTTTGTTGTCATTTATATCAATGACATCAAGAATGATTTTACACGAATCAGTTAGCCCACCGTCATCACTGGCCTGAACATGTATCTGATAGTGACGGGCCTTTTCATAATCAACATTTTCTTTTACTTTCAAATGTCCGTCgaattcatttatttcaaaaaTGTCTCGCACATCAGCAATTGTGTTTGAAATTGAATATGTTATCTTAGAATGTGCGCCTTTATCAGCGTCAAATGCGCTTACTGCAGCTACAACTGATCCTTTAGGGGCATTCTCAGTAATGGTAGCCTTGTATATTGGCTGTGTAAAGACAGGGGCATTGTCGTTGGCGTCCAGCACAGTGATATGGATCTGTGCAGTCCCAGACATCTGAGAATCGCCTCCATCCGTAGCTGTTAATACAAGGGACATTTCCTCCTCTTTTTCTCGATCGAGAGGCTTCTGTAGAATCATTTCAACCATTTTCCCTCCATCTGGCTGATCTTTTAGTTTTATGGCAAAATGGTCGGTTTGCGTAAGGGAATAGCTCTGTAGGCCGTTAACGCCAACATCAGAATCCATCGCCCTCTCTAATAAGAATTTAGCCCCTGTCACAGCAGACTCACTGATTTtgaatttcatttcatttttttCGAAACTGGGCGCATTATCATTAATATCTGTTATTTCAACCGTAATACTAAAAAATTCCATCGGGTTCTCTAGAATAATCTGAAAATGTAAAGCGCAAGGCGTCGTCTGTCCGCAGAGCGCTTCTCGGTCTATTCTGTCTTTGATGAGGAGAACTCCCCTTTCTTTATTCAGCTCGATGTACTCTGCGTTGTCTCCAGTATAAACACGAGCTTTACCTGATATCAGTCTTTTTATATCTAAACCCAGATCCTGCGCTATGTTACCGACTAAAGAGCCTTTCGCCATTTCCTCGGGAATGGAGTAACTGACCTGCCCGTGTACTGAACTGAGAGAGAGGACCGAGATAAACAACAGTACTTGCCGTGTCATTGTCCTGTCCGAGATTTTCCCTTCACCATGACACAACAAACACCATGTAATCAGTTATGATAATAGTATATTTCCTTCAAATGTAAACCGAGAAAATAATAAAATGTTCTACCAATAATCCGTATCTCCAGAACAAAATAATCTCAGCTCTGTGTCTCGGTGCTTAGTGTTCTCTGTAACCCGGACTGTGCGCTCTGCGtgtgactctttctctctctcatgtacGGAGATGATGGGGGAGGTACTGCTGCATATGTGCTCTAAAACTGCAACACACTGACCAACAGCGTCCCTCTGAGTTAAATTCACTGAACTACAGAATACGAAAAATAATACAAGATATTTGGGCTGGTTTAAATCTGCATGGGATCAAATGCAGCACTATCATTCTATATCAACACATATCGGCCTAAGTATTAATGACCATGTAAACCAACATGACAGTAAGATGTGTATGAATTTAAACTATGCTAATATAGCAAACTACAAGACACCCACTGATTTACAGCCTCTTTCCGCTGTCCATGACCATGGTGCTGAAATGGTCACATATCAGCGGAATGAAGAACATGTCTGACCGTAAAACTTGCAAGTCCATATCTGATTTCAAACAGTTTAAATCACACGACGTATATTTTTTTAGGGAAAAGATAATGATTCAACTATAACAAACCTCTAGTGGAGAGTCTGGTTCATCCAGGATATTATTTTCACTCTGTATCCGTTGCATCGTCCCTGTAGAACTGGGGTCCATTATCAGTACGTTCTGACTACAGGGTCTGACGAACTTACAGTCACTCTTTCTGGAGTCAGTCGTCCTGCACACCTCGTAATTGTACACGTGCTGTAGAGTTCCTGTCCCCAAAGTGTCTGCGTAACGCGGTGGATAATACGGAATAACCGGGAGATTGTTATGATAGAGGACGCGAGACTGTCTCCATCTGTATATTTTCACTGATATAATAACCACTAAACATGTGACGAACAGAAATGAGACTACAGCCAAAGCCAAGACTAAGTAAAAAGTCAGGTTGTCATTGTACTCCTTGTCGTGCGTAAAGTCAGTGAACTCCGAGAGCACTTCAGGGAAGCTGTCCGCCACCGCCACGTTAACATTGACTGTAGCTGAACGAGAGGGCTGCCCGTTGTCCTCCACTACAACAGTGAGCCTTTGTTTCACAGCATCTTTATCATTGACTTGGCGTATAGTTCTTATTTCTCCATTCTGTAAGCCCACTTCAAACAGCGCTCTGTCTGTCGCTTTCTGCAGTTTATACGAGAGCCAGGCATTCTGTCCAGAGTCCACATCAACAGCCACCACTTTAGTGACAAGATATCCCACATCTGCTGAACGAGGCACCATTTCAGCCACCAGAGAGCTGCTAGTCTTGACTGGGTACAGAACCTGAGGCGTGTTGTCGTtctggtcctggactaatattcTAACAGCGACCActgaactgagaggaggagagcctcCATCCTGCGCTTTTACACGGAACTGGAAATCCTTGATCTGCTCGTAGTCAAAAGAGCGCACTGCATGGATGACTCCACTATCAGCACTTACGGTCACATATGATGAGATGGGCACTCCGTTAACCGAGGAGTCCTCCAGTATGTAAGAAACACGGGCATTCTGGTTCCAGTCAGCATCTCTGGCGTTCACTGTGAATGTAGAGAGGCCCGGTGTGTTGTTTTCTATAATGTAGGCCTCATATGAGCTCCTCTCAAAGACGGGCGCGTTGTCATTCACATCTGATATCTGTAAGGTGAGAGTGACGCTGCTGGAGAGCGAGGGCACTCCCTCATCAGAGCACGTCACACTGATGTTATACTCAGAGGCTCTCTCTCGGTCCAAGtcactgtctgttactacagtaaAGAAATTATTCGATGTTGATTTCATTAAAAATGGGATGTTCTCGTCAATAGAGCACTGCACTCTGCCATTATCACCAGAATCTGGGTCTTGAATATTCATCATAGTTACGACAGTACCTGCTTTAGCATCTTCGGAGATCACGTTTGATTTAGACATAATGTTAATATTAGGCTTATTATCATTGGTGTCAACTACTTCAACTACCACTTTGCATGAATCTGTAAGGCCTCCGTCATCACTTGCCCGCAAGCTGATCTGAAAACGTCGTGTCTTTTCGTAATCAACATTTCCTATCAATCTAATCTCGCCACTGTCCTCGTCAACGTCAAACATTTCTCTGACATCATCTAAAGTGTTTCGAACTGAATAGGTTACTTTGCTGTTTGATCCATGATCGGCATCTGATGCACTCACTGAAGTTACAAGTGTTCCTTTTGGGGAATGCTCAGTAACCGTAGCTTTATATGTATGCTGCGTAAAAACGGGTGGATTGTCATTGGCGTCTAGTACTGTGATGAGTATCTGCATTGTTCCTGATAGCCGAGGCTCTCCTCCATCTGCTGCTGTTAATATCAGAGATATTTGTTCCACTTTTTCACGATCTAGAGGTTTCTTTAAAACCATCTCTACATTTTTATTGCCATCGGCTTGATTATGCAATTCAAGAGCAAAATTATCGGTTGGTTTCAACGTGTAGCTTTGTAGGCCATTGATACCGACGTCCTGATCCATTGCTCCGTCTAATATAAATTTTGCTCCAATGACTGCAGACTCGCTTATTTTAAATTGTACGTCACTCTTTTCAAATGATGGAATATTATCGTTAACATCCGTTATTTCAACAGTTATGGTGTAAAATTCCATCGGGTTCTCTAGAATAATCTGAAAATGTAGTGCACAAGGCGTCGTCTGTCCGCAGAGTGCTTCACGGTCTATTCTGTCTTTGATGAGGAGAACTCCCCTTTCTTTATTCAGCTCGATGTACTCTGCGCTGTCTCCAGTATAAATACGAGCTTTACCTGATTTGAGTCTTTTGATATCTAAACCCAGATCCTGCGCTATGTTACCGACTAAAGAGCCTTTCACCATTTCCTCGGGAATGGAGTAACTGACCTGCCCGTGTACTGAACTGAGAGAGAGGACCGAGATAAACAACAGTACTTGCCGTGTCATTGTTCTGTCCGACATTTTCCCTTCAACATGAAGCATCAAACATCATATAATCAGCTATGATAATAGTATATTTCCTTCAGGTGTAAACCGAGAAAATAACAAAATGTTCTACTAATAATCCGTATCTCCAGAACAAAAGAATCTCAGCTCGGTGTCTCGGTGCTTAGTGTTCTCTGTAACCCGGACTGTGCGCTCTGCGTgcggctctttctctctctcatgtacGGAGATGATGGGGGAGGTACTGCTGCAAATGTGCTCTAATACTGCAACACACTGACCAACAGCGTCCCTCTGAGTTAAATTCACTGAACTACAGAATACGAAAAATAATACAAGATATTTGGGCTGGTTTAAATCTGCATGGGATCAAATGCAGCACTATCATTCTATATCAACACATATCGGCCAAAGTATTAATGACCATGTAAACCAACATGGTAGTAAGATGTCGATGAATTGAAACTATGCTAATATAGGAAACTACAAGCTTCCCATTGAAATACAGCCTCTTCCCGCTGTCCATGACCATGGTGCTGAAATGGTCACATATCAGCGGAATGAAGAGCATGTCTGACCATTACATTTTGCAGGTATATATTGGATTTCAAACAGGTAAAATCACGCGATGGATAAACAACAGAAAATCGTATTTTTAGGGAAAAGATAATGATTAAAATATTACAGACCTCTAGTGGGGAGTCTGGTTCATCCAGGATGTTATTTTCACTCTGCATCCGCTGCATCGTCCCTGTAGAACTGGGGTCCATTATCAGTACGTTCTGACTACAAGGTCTGACGAACTTACAGTCACTCTTTCTGGAGTCAGTCGTCCTGCACACCTCGTAATTGTACACGTGCTGTAGAGTTCCTGTCCCCAAAGTGTCTGCGTAACGCGGTGGATAATACGGAATAACCGGGAGACTGGAATGATAGAGGACGCGAGACTGTCTCCATCTGTATATTTTCACTGATATAATAACCACTAAACATGTGATGAACAGAAATGAGACTACAGCCAAAGCCAAGACTAAGTAAAAAGTCAGGTTGTCATTGTACTCCTTGTCGTGCGTAAAGTCAGTGAACTCCGAGAGCACTTCAGGGAAGCTGTCCGCCACCGCCACGTTAACATTGACTGTAGCTGAACGAGAGGGCTGCCCGTTATCCTCCACTACAACAGTGAGCCTTTGTTTCACAGCATCTTTATCAGTGACTTGGCGTATAGTTCTTATTTCTCCATTCTGTAAACCCACTTCAAACAGCGCCCTGTCTGTCGCTTTCTGCAGTTTATACGAGAGCCAGGCATTCTGTCCAGAGTCCACATCAACAGCCACCACTTTAGTGACAAGATAGCCCACATCTGCTGAACGAGGCACCATTTCAGCCACCAGAGAGCTGCTCGTCTGGACTGGATACAGAACCTGAGGCGCGTTGTCATTCTGGTCCTGGATCATTATTTTCACAGTCACATtgctactgagaggaggagagcctcCATCCTGCGCTTTTACGCGGAACTGGAAATCCTTGATCTGCTCGTAGTCAAAAGAGCGCACTGACTGTACGACTCCACTATCAGCACTAACGGACACATATGAGGAGACGGGCACTCCGTTAACCGAGGAGTCCTCCAGTATGTAAGAAACACGGGCATTCTGGTTCCAGTCAGCGTCTCTGGCTTTCACTGTGAATATAGAGATGCCCGGTGTGTTGTTTTCTATAATATAGGCCTCATATGAGCTCCTCTCAAAGACGGGCGCGTTGTCATTCACATCTGATAACTGTAAGGTGAGAGTGACGCTGCTGGAGAGCGAGGGCAGTCCCTCATCAGAGCACGTCACAGTGATGTTATACTCGGAGGCTCTCTCTCGATCCAAGTCACTGTCAGTTACTAAACTAAAGAAATTATTCGACGAGGATTTCATCGCAAATGGAATGTTTTCATTGATGGAACATTGGACTTTCCCATTTTCACCAGAGTCTGGGTCTTGCACATTGATCATCGTTAAGACTGTATCGATTTTGGCATCTTCGGAGATCACGTTTGATTTAGACATAATGTTAATATTAGGCTTATTATCATTGGTGTCAACTACTTCAACTACCACTTTGCATGAATCTGTAAGTCCTCCGTCATCACTTGCCCTTAAATTGATCTGAAAATTCCGTGTCTTTTCATAATCAATATTTCCAATCAATCTAATCTCACCGTTGTCCTCGTTTACTTCAATAAGTCCACGAACATAATCTAACGTGTTTGTAATTGAATACGTAATTTTACCGTTTGAGCCATGATCTGCATCTGATGCGCTGACTGAAGATATAACTGTACCTTTTGGGTCATTCTCAGTTACAGTTGCTTTGTAAAACTCCTGAGTAAAAATTGGCGCATTATCATTGACGTCTAGTACGGTGATGAGTATCTGCATTGTCCCTGACATACGCGGCTCCCCACCATCCACAGCTGTCAACACTAAAGTAACATCCTCATGCTTCTCTCGATCTAGAGGTTTCTGCAAAACCATCTCAACCTTCTTATTCCCATCTGCTTGATTAACCAATTTCAGAGCGAAATTATCAGTTTGTTTCAACGTATAGCTTTGGAGGCCATTGATACCGACGTCAAGATCTATTGCTCTCTCTAACACGAATTTTGCTCCATTGACTGCAGACTCACTGATTTTGAATTTGATTTCGTTTTTTTCAAAGGTTGGAGGGTTATCATTAATATCTGTAATTTCAACCGTAATACTATAAAATTCCATCGGGTTCTCTAGAATAATCTGAAAATGTAAAGCGCAAGGCGTCGTCTGTTCACAAAGCGCTTCACGGTCTATTCTGTCTTTGATGAGGAGAACTCCCCTTTCTTTATTCAGCTCGATGTACTCTGCGCTGTCTCCAGTATAAATACGAGCTTT carries:
- the LOC115123122 gene encoding protocadherin beta-16-like isoform X21 — encoded protein: MTRQVLLFISVLSLSSVHGQVSYSIPEEMAKGSLVGNIAQDLGLDIKRLISGKARIYTGDNAEYIELNKERGVLLIKDRIDREALCEQTTPCALHFQITLENPMELYPVTVEITDVNDNAPTFQKTERRLEISESAVTGSKFMLEKAVDPDIGLNGLQSYSLKHADHFVLKLHSQADGSKKVEMVLQKPLDREKQEHMSLLLTALDGGEPLLSGTMQIHVTVLDANDNAPVFTKPVYKATISENSQKGTFVTTVSASDADKGTNGEVSYVIANSMNRLSTLFHINEDGHLILDGQVDYEKFRSYQIDIEAIDNGGLSDSSKIIIDVSDVNDNSPLINLISKSGIIPEDSRPNTVIAMMSVNDRDSESNGKVNCGINENIPFTITSTSNGFYSLVTDSGLDRERASEYNISVTCSDEGVPSLSSSVTLTLQISDVNDNAPVFERSSYEAYIIENNTPGLSIFTVKARDADWNQNARVSYILEDSSVNGVPVSSYVSVTADSGVIHSVRSFDYEQIKDFQFRVKAQDGGSPPLSSNATVKIMIQDQNDNAPQVLYPVQTSSSLVAEMVPRSADVGYLVTKVVAVDVDSGQNAWLSYKLQKATDRALFEVGLQNGEIRTVRQVTDKDAVKQRLTVVVEDNGQPSRSATVNVNVAVADSFPEVLSEFTDFTHDKEYNDNLTFYLVLALAVVSFLFITCLVVIISVKIYRCRQSRVLYHSNLPVIPYYPPRYADTLGTGTLQHVYNYEVCRTTDSRKSDCKFVRPCSQNVLIMDPSSTGTMQRMQSENNILDEPDSPIEQKPPNADWRFTQGQRPGPSGAGGPPEMAMGTGPWPNPPTEAEQLQALMAAANEVSEATATLGPGTMGLSTRYSPQFTLQHVPDYRQNVYIPGSTATLTSNPQQQQQQQQQMLMQQQMAAQQQALQAQPSEASAQPEPPKAAQTPASKKKSTKKEKK
- the LOC115123122 gene encoding protocadherin beta-16-like isoform X22, whose protein sequence is MTRQVLLFISVLSLSSVHGQVSYSIPEEMAKGSLVGNIAQDLGLDIKRLISGKARVYTGDNAEYIELNKERGVLLIKDRIDREALCGQTTPCALHFQIILENPMEFFSITVEITDINDNAPSFEKNEMKFKISESAVTGAKFLLERAMDSDVGVNGLQSYSLTQTDHFAIKLKDQPDGGKMVEMILQKPLDREKEEEMSLVLTATDGGDSQMSGTAQIHITVLDANDNAPVFTQPIYKATITENAPKGSVVAAVSAFDADKGAHSKITYSISNTIADVRDIFEINEFDGHLKVKENVDYEKARHYQIHVQASDDGGLTDSCKIILDVIDINDNKPAINIMSKTNVITEDSIPGTVVTMINVQDPDSGENGQVQCSINDNIPFTIKSTTNNFFTLVTDSDLDREIASEYNITVTCSDEGLPSLSSSVTLTLQISDVNDNAPVFERSSYEAYIIENNTPGLSIFTVKARDADWNQNARVSYILEDSSVNGVPVSSYVSVSADSGVVQSVRSFDYEQIKDFQFRVKAQDGGSSPLSSNVTVKIMIQDQNDNAPQVLYPVQTSSSLVAEMVPRSADVGYLVTKVVAVDVDSGQNAWLSYKLQKATDRALFEVGLQNGEIRTIRQVNDKDAVKQRLTVVVEDNGQPSRSATVNVNVAVADSFPEVLSEFTDFTHDKEYNDNLTFYLVLALAVVSFLFIVSIIAILSVKCYRWRREQMFYKSNGNLPVIPYYPPLYADVGGTGTMRQVYNYDVSGTTDSRMSDMKYVRPYSQSIISLDGTQTLAQRDTLINDDSGSQQKPPNADWRFTQGQRPGPSGAGGPPEMAMGTGPWPNPPTEAEQLQALMAAANEVSEATATLGPGTMGLSTRYSPQFTLQHVPDYRQNVYIPGSTATLTSNPQQQQQQQQQMLMQQQMAAQQQALQAQPSEASAQPEPPKAAQTPASKKKSTKKEKK
- the LOC115123122 gene encoding protocadherin beta-16-like isoform X14, which gives rise to MTRQVLLFISVLSLSSVHGQVSYSIPEEMAKGSLVGNIAQDLGLDIKRLISGKARIYTGDNAEYIELNKERGVLLIKDRIDREALCEQTTPCALHFQITLENPMELYPVTVEITDVNDNAPTFQKTERRLEISESAVTGSKFMLEKAVDPDIGLNGLQSYSLKHADHFVLKLHSQADGSKKVEMVLQKPLDREKQEHMSLLLTALDGGEPLLSGTMQIHVTVLDANDNAPVFTKPVYKATISENSQKGTFVTTVSASDADKGTNGEVSYVIANSMNRLSTLFHINEDGHLILDGQVDYEKFRSYQIDIEAIDNGGLSDSSKIIIDVSDVNDNSPLINLISKSGIIPEDSRPNTVIAMMSVNDRDSESNGKVNCGINENIPFTITSTSNGFYSLVTDSGLDRERASEYNISVTCSDEGVPSLSSSVTLTLQISDVNDNAPVFERSSYEAYIIENNTPGLSIFTVKARDADWNQNARVSYILEDSSVNGVPVSSYVSVTADSGVIHSVRSFDYEQIKDFQFRVKAQDGGSPPLSSNATVKIMIQDQNDNAPQVLYPVQTSSSLVAEMVPRSADVGYLVTKVVAVDVDSGQNAWLSYKLQKATDRALFEVGLQNGEIRTVRQVTDKDAVKQRLTVVVEDNGQPSRSATVNVNVAVADSFPEVLSEFTDFTHDKEYNDNLTFYLVLALAVVSFLFITCLVVIISVKIYRCRQSRVLYHSNLPVIPYYPPRYADTLGTGTLQHVYNYEVCRTTDSRKSDCKFVRPCSQNVLIMDPSSTGTMQRMQSENNILDEPDSPIEQKPPNADWRFTQGQRPGPSGPCNYHGDHIRWPQKRSIRAGGPPEMAMGTGPWPNPPTEAEQLQALMAAANEVSEATATLGPGTMGLSTRYSPQFTLQHVPDYRQNVYIPGSTATLTSNPQQQQQQQQQMLMQQQMAAQQQALQAQPSEASAQPEPPKAAQTPASKKKSTKKEKK